CCCGGTGGAGGATTTCCTGAATTCCCTTCTAGGCAAGGCCGCGCAAAAAGTCACGTGGGTCTTGCGGTTGATCGAGGAACTGGACAATGTCCCATCAGCATATTTTAAAAAATTGGCCGGGACCGGCGGCATTTGGGAGATCAGGATTGTCTTTGGCTCGAATGCCCACAGAATATTGAGCTTTCTCGCGGGAAACGCCCAGGCTGGAAATTGAAAGAGCGGAAGCTTGCATGAAAGATTATCTGGAAAGGAAAGGCCGATGAGTGAGCTGAAGAAATATATAACCAAACGAAAAGCGATTGACATAAAATTCGCGGACGGTTATGACGAGGGCTATGAACAGTTCAAGGTGGGCGTTATACTCCGGCAAGCTCGCGAGAAGGCCGGACTGACGCAAGAAGAGCTGGCGCGGCGGCTGCACACTAGGAAGACGGCCATCTCCCGCATTGAAAACCACGCGGAAGACATAAAGCTGTCCACACTTGAGCGTGTTGCGTCCGCCCTCGGCAGACGGCTTGAGGTAAAAATCGCGTAGCGTCCCAAACTTTCAACATATAGAAAGCCAAGCGACCGACAATGGCCGAGCCATGCTCCCCCCCCATCCGCGTGGTCTATTGCTCCAAGTCCTTCCAGGTGGGGGGTGGGATCGCAAGAATGGACCATTACCATCACATGTTCCTGGACCGAACGCTTTTCGATCCGGTATTCGTGGTGACGGACGAGCCGGGCGAGGGCCAAAAGGCCTATGAAGGCGCCGCGCCGTATGTTTTCACCGGGATTGAAAACAGGTTCGCAAGACTTATGGAAATTTTCTCCACGGCGGACATGGTGGTCTTCTCCGACGTGTTCAGCCCCATCATCTGCGAAGCGGCCATCGCCTCGCGCGTCCCGGCGATTGTGGAGGTCGCCCACGACATCGCCACGGGGCGGATGTACGATGAAATAGACGTCACCATATGCGTTTCCGAAGCGGCCCGGAAAGTTCAGCCGGTTCCGGAAAAGACCGCTGTAATCCACAACGGCATAAACCTGCCGGAATTCCCTTTCCGCGCCACCTCTAAAGATAACGGCGGCAAAATAATCATTCTTCAGGCAGGCAGCAGGGGGAAGGCGGAGATAAACCTCGACGCGCTTGCGGACGAAATCGCCGCGATAAATCCATCTGTGGGAATATGGATGGCCGGGGCGGATCAAACACTCCCATCCACAGAGAGAGTGAAATTCCTGGGCGTGCAAAATGACATCGCTTCCCTGTATCACAAGGCCGATCTGCTTTTCCTCTATTCAAAGCGGGAGGCGT
This window of the Nitrospinota bacterium genome carries:
- a CDS encoding helix-turn-helix transcriptional regulator, giving the protein MSELKKYITKRKAIDIKFADGYDEGYEQFKVGVILRQAREKAGLTQEELARRLHTRKTAISRIENHAEDIKLSTLERVASALGRRLEVKIA